The following proteins come from a genomic window of Miscanthus floridulus cultivar M001 chromosome 2, ASM1932011v1, whole genome shotgun sequence:
- the LOC136537438 gene encoding scarecrow-like protein 33, producing the protein MQFFMATCCFLQVNILFSNKSIYKAAAGRKKLHIVHYGLDHGLQWATLLRWLTCREGGPLEVWLTNIDVPQPGFHGIVAKLEAVHAGDLDIDPDEVLAVSSLFHFRTLTDEGAMATDDGEAGTDPIGAVLGAIREMKSSVFIHAVLNASYSTAFFAARFCEALYNFTALFDMVDTILPRDNGSRLLFTIYCHIYNFLI; encoded by the exons ATGCAGTTCTTCATGGCCACGTGTTGCTTCCTCCAGGTGAACATCCTCTTCTCCAACAAATCCATCTACAAAGCTGCCGCTGGGAGGAAGAAGCTGCACATCGTGCACTACGGTCTGGACCACGGGCTCCAATGGGCAACCCTGCTCCGGTGGCTCACGTGTAGGGAGGGCGGGCCACTGGAGGTGTGGCTCACCAACATCGACGTCCCACAGCCCGG GTTCCACGGCATCGTGGCGAAATTAGAAGCGGTCCACGCGGGCGACCTGGACATCGATCCCGACGAGGTGCTCGCCGTTAGCAGCCTGTTCCATTTCAGGACGCTGACGGACGAGGGCGCGATGGCTACTGACGATGGCGAGGCAGGCACGGACCCCATCGGCGCGGTGCTCGGCGCCATCAGAGAGATGAAGTCGTCCGTGTTCATCCACGCGGTCCTCAACGCGTCATACAGCACCGCGTTCTTCGCGGCGCGGTTCTGCGAGGCGCTCTACAACTTCACGGCGTTGTTCGACATGGTGGACACCATCTTGCCGCGGGACAACGGCAGCAGGCTGCTGTTCACAATATACTGTCATATTTATAATTTTCTTATTTGA